One window from the genome of Nicotiana sylvestris chromosome 9, ASM39365v2, whole genome shotgun sequence encodes:
- the LOC138877919 gene encoding uncharacterized protein translates to MIVRGFFEQLDLKLTTTTIITYPNWVLPFDLMCDESDVAVGPILGQHIIKVFHTVYYASKTMNSAQVDYTITEKEILVIVFTIEKFHPYLMGAKVIFHTDLAELCYLMSKKKSEDRLMGWILLLKEFDIDIQDNNGSENQVADHLSHLEEEGRPHDGLEINDYFPNEQLLAFSMKEGFFDTLLEKYDVTHKVTTPYHQVEVSNREIKIGVHKSLSSFVGIGAQHNVALKKLNLDWDVVANLRVAHLNELDEFQYHAYESLSLYKENIKYLHDKYIWTKEFKAGDLVLLFNSRLRMFPKKLKSKWSGPFEIVGVTPFGALDLKNKNNKIFRVNGHRVKHCLEKVIESHVVAVLYFN, encoded by the exons ATGATTGTACGAGGGTTTTTTGAACAATTGGATCTCAAGTTGACAACCACTACTATTATTACATATCCAAATTGGGTTTTGCCGTTCGATCTCATGTGTGATGAAAGTGATGTAGCAGTTGGGCCTATTTTGGGGCAACATATCATCAAAGTTTTCCATacggtctactatgctagtaagacaaTGAATAGTGCCCAAGTCGATTATACCATTACGGAGAAGGAGATCCTTGTTATTGTGTTTACTATTGAGAAGTTTCACCCAtacttgatgggtgcaaaagtTATTTTCCACACGGATCTTGCGGAACTTTGCTATCTTATGAGCAAAAAGAAATCTGAAGATCGCTTGATGGGATGGATACTTTTGTTGAAAGAGTTTGATATTGACATCCAAGACAATAAtggaagtgaaaatcaagtggcagaccacttgtctcatttggaggaggagggaaggccacatgatggccttgaaatcaacGACTATTTTCCTAATGAGCAACTCTTAGCATTTTCAATGAAAGAG GGCTTTTTTGACACTTTACTTGAAAAGTATGATGTCACTCACAAAGTGACAACTCCCTATCATCAAGTGGAAGTTTCTAACCGtgagataaaga TTGGTGTTCATAAAAGCTTGTCATCTTTTGTTGGAATTGGAGCACAACACAATGTGGCTTTGAAGAAATTGAATCTTGATTGGGATGTAGTTGCTAACTTGCGGGTTGCACATTTGAATGAATTGGATGAATTCCAGTACCATGCATATGAGAGTTTGTCCTtgtacaaagaaaatataaaataccttcatgacaagtataTTTGGACCAAGGAGTTCAAGGCCGGTGATCTAGTATTGCTATTCAACTCAAGGTTGAGAATGTTTCCCaaaaagctcaagtcaaagtggagtggtccatttgaaATTGTTGGTGTGACACCCTTTGGTGCTTTGGACTTGAAGAACAAGAACAATAAAATCTTTCGGGTCAATGGTCATAGGGTGAAGCACTGCTTGGAAAAAGTTATTGAAAGCCACGTGGTGGCGGTTCTTTACTTCAATTGA